A single Ignavibacteriales bacterium DNA region contains:
- a CDS encoding ATP-dependent helicase — protein MKKYTLKRISGQTGSISQQLDEARFTINYKNLLNPAQFEAASAIEGPYLIIAGAGTGKTRTLVYRLARLIESGYDPKSILLLTFTRKAAREMLTRATQLLDHRCSHVNGGTFHSFANLLMRKYAGAMGIQSNFTILDQGDSEDVINLLRTQAGVVSKDKRFPNKSTIFRILSLSLNTYKSVDQIIIEEFPHFINELDKIITIGEKYIEYKRKNNLFDYDDLLIFARDFLLSGSPASISFLNTINFVMIDEYQDTNKLQAELVRGLTSLKKNIMVVGDDAQSIYSFRGANFQNIMEFPEQYPGTKVILLEENYRSTQNILNFANRIYEGASEKFDKELFTSRTGGSSPLIVAAINDKMQSHFIVDQILELREQGIPLTDIAVLFRSSFFSFDLELELTKANIPYVKFGGMKFVETAHIKDVLAFMRISVNPTDYVSWYRILLLHEGVGPRSAEKIIAELNSGTLSIEREPERQQMRHGDTIYNLMLMFFKLIRTQETPEQKVDHILQYYYPLFKAKYDDYNKRLKDLEFLTNMASQYQSPESFLSDLAIEPPVDSVTDMGDEDKNDEYLTLSTIHSAKGLEWNSVFVIHVLDGHFPSSRNGEKLEALDEERRLMYVAVTRAKNNLYLTYPMNIYDRESGTTLSKPSRFLDAITPDLAEGYLIDGTALLE, from the coding sequence TTGAAAAAATATACCCTTAAAAGGATCTCCGGTCAGACGGGCTCCATCAGCCAGCAGCTTGATGAAGCCCGTTTTACTATAAACTATAAGAACCTTCTTAACCCGGCACAATTTGAAGCAGCATCCGCCATTGAGGGTCCATATCTGATTATTGCGGGAGCCGGAACCGGGAAAACAAGAACACTGGTTTACCGTTTAGCAAGGCTGATTGAATCTGGTTATGACCCTAAAAGCATACTGCTCCTCACTTTTACGCGAAAAGCCGCCAGGGAAATGCTCACCCGTGCAACACAGCTGCTGGATCACCGTTGCTCTCATGTAAATGGCGGTACCTTCCATTCATTTGCTAACCTTCTGATGAGAAAATATGCAGGTGCAATGGGAATTCAGAGCAATTTTACGATACTTGACCAGGGGGATAGCGAAGATGTAATAAATCTTCTCAGAACTCAGGCAGGGGTTGTCTCAAAAGATAAACGCTTTCCCAACAAATCAACCATTTTTAGAATTTTAAGTCTCAGCTTAAATACCTATAAAAGTGTTGATCAGATTATTATTGAGGAGTTTCCTCATTTTATCAATGAGCTTGATAAGATAATAACCATAGGGGAAAAGTATATCGAGTACAAGAGAAAGAACAATCTCTTTGATTATGATGATCTTTTAATTTTCGCCAGAGATTTTCTTCTCTCCGGCTCCCCTGCTTCAATCTCATTTCTTAACACGATCAACTTTGTCATGATAGATGAGTATCAGGATACTAATAAGCTGCAGGCGGAATTAGTGCGGGGGCTGACCTCACTGAAGAAAAATATTATGGTGGTCGGAGATGATGCACAGTCAATATATTCCTTCCGCGGCGCTAATTTTCAGAATATTATGGAATTCCCCGAACAGTACCCCGGGACAAAGGTCATCTTACTTGAAGAAAACTACCGCAGCACACAAAATATCCTGAATTTCGCAAACCGTATCTACGAAGGGGCATCAGAGAAATTTGATAAAGAGCTTTTCACCAGCAGAACCGGAGGAAGCTCCCCTCTTATTGTAGCAGCAATTAATGACAAAATGCAGTCTCATTTTATCGTTGATCAGATACTCGAACTGAGGGAACAAGGTATTCCCCTTACCGATATAGCAGTGCTCTTCCGGTCATCGTTTTTTTCATTTGACCTTGAACTTGAGCTTACCAAAGCAAATATCCCCTATGTAAAATTCGGCGGAATGAAATTTGTGGAAACTGCGCATATTAAGGATGTTCTAGCCTTCATGAGAATAAGCGTTAACCCTACGGATTATGTAAGCTGGTACCGCATTTTACTTTTGCACGAAGGTGTTGGTCCCCGTTCCGCTGAAAAAATTATTGCAGAATTAAACAGCGGAACACTGAGTATAGAACGGGAGCCGGAGCGACAGCAGATGCGGCACGGTGATACAATCTATAACCTGATGCTGATGTTCTTTAAACTTATCAGGACACAGGAGACACCGGAGCAAAAGGTTGATCATATACTGCAATACTATTATCCGTTATTCAAAGCAAAATATGATGATTACAACAAGCGGCTAAAAGACCTTGAGTTCCTTACTAATATGGCTTCGCAGTATCAGTCGCCCGAATCTTTTCTCAGTGACCTTGCAATAGAACCGCCGGTTGACAGCGTGACCGATATGGGAGACGAAGACAAGAATGATGAGTATCTAACCCTATCTACAATTCATTCAGCAAAAGGATTAGAATGGAATTCAGTTTTTGTAATTCATGTACTTGACGGGCACTTCCCCTCCTCGCGAAACGGAGAAAAACTTGAAGCCCTTGATGAGGAGCGCCGGTTGATGTATGTAGCAGTGACCAGAGCAAAAAACAATCTCTACCTCACCTACCCCATGAATATCTACGACCGGGAGTCAGGCACAACACTTTCAAAACCCTCACGTTTCCTTGATGCAATTACACCCGACCTTGCAGAAGGATATCTCATTGACGGGACTGCTCTGCTGGAATAA